A single genomic interval of Noviherbaspirillum cavernae harbors:
- a CDS encoding bactofilin family protein, whose protein sequence is MLRSETLFGKRENTTPNSPLNTSSGIMPAGSSGIAKPATPLGSGPAASALNPAPATTNEGGSKLIVGPNIKLKGVEITDCDTLVVEGRVEATIDSRVIQIAERGAFKGSAEIDIAEIHGEFDGDLTVRQKLVIYSTGKVTGTVRYGKVVIEEGGQLSGDIQVGTASVSKGLSVAKAG, encoded by the coding sequence ATGCTTCGTTCCGAAACGCTTTTTGGCAAACGCGAAAATACAACGCCGAATTCTCCCCTCAATACTTCCAGCGGCATCATGCCGGCAGGCAGTTCCGGTATTGCCAAGCCAGCCACTCCGCTCGGTTCCGGCCCGGCGGCTTCCGCGCTGAACCCCGCTCCAGCTACCACCAACGAAGGCGGCAGCAAGCTGATCGTCGGCCCGAACATCAAGCTCAAGGGCGTTGAAATCACCGATTGCGACACGCTGGTCGTCGAAGGCCGCGTTGAAGCGACGATCGACTCGCGCGTGATCCAGATCGCCGAGCGCGGCGCATTCAAGGGCTCCGCCGAAATCGACATCGCCGAAATCCATGGCGAATTCGACGGCGATCTGACCGTGCGCCAGAAGCTGGTTATCTATTCGACAGGCAAGGTGACCGGCACTGTCCGCTATGGCAAGGTCGTGATCGAGGAGGGCGGCCAGCTTTCCGGCGACATCCAGGTTGGCACTGCTTCCGTGTCGAAGGGCTTGTCGGTTGCCAAGGCTGGCTGA
- the purU gene encoding formyltetrahydrofolate deformylase → MHPEYILTLSCPDHRGIVHRVSGFLAENGCNIIDSAQFGDAQSKLFFMRVHFAAENPEVSDGKLRADFATLAASMQMNAQLHDARKKPRMMLMVSKIGHCLNDLLFRYKSGLLPVEIPAIVSNHTDFYQLAASYNIPFHHLPLATGASVEARQAQEARILEIVTSNDIDLVVLARYMQILSPPMCEALRGRAINIHHSFLPSFKGAKPYYQAHERGVKLIGATAHFVTSDLDEGPIIEQDVERVDHAMEPDTLTAIGRDVECVVLARAVKWFVEHRILLNGHKTVVFK, encoded by the coding sequence ATGCATCCGGAATACATCCTCACCTTATCCTGCCCCGACCACCGCGGCATCGTTCATCGTGTATCGGGCTTCCTCGCCGAGAACGGTTGCAACATCATCGATTCCGCCCAGTTCGGCGATGCGCAGTCGAAGCTGTTCTTCATGCGCGTGCATTTTGCGGCGGAAAATCCGGAAGTCAGTGACGGCAAGCTGCGCGCCGATTTCGCGACGCTGGCCGCGTCCATGCAGATGAATGCGCAACTGCACGATGCGCGCAAGAAACCCCGCATGATGCTGATGGTGTCGAAGATCGGCCACTGCCTGAATGACTTGCTGTTCCGCTACAAGAGCGGTTTGCTGCCGGTGGAAATTCCGGCCATTGTTTCCAATCACACCGATTTTTACCAGCTGGCGGCCAGCTACAACATTCCATTCCACCATCTGCCGCTGGCAACAGGTGCTTCAGTCGAAGCCAGGCAGGCACAGGAAGCGCGCATCCTGGAGATCGTGACGTCGAACGATATCGACCTCGTGGTACTGGCGCGCTACATGCAGATTCTGTCGCCGCCGATGTGCGAGGCGCTGAGAGGGCGCGCCATCAACATCCACCATTCATTCCTGCCGAGCTTCAAGGGTGCCAAGCCCTACTATCAGGCGCACGAACGCGGCGTGAAGCTGATCGGCGCAACGGCGCATTTCGTGACGAGCGATCTGGACGAAGGGCCGATCATCGAGCAGGATGTGGAACGCGTCGATCACGCGATGGAACCGGACACGTTGACCGCGATCGGGCGCGATGTCGAATGCGTGGTGCTGGCGCGCGCGGTGAAGTGGTTTGTCGAACACCGTATCCTGCTGAACGGTCACAAGACCGTCGTGTTCAAGTAA